A genomic region of Dunckerocampus dactyliophorus isolate RoL2022-P2 chromosome 10, RoL_Ddac_1.1, whole genome shotgun sequence contains the following coding sequences:
- the ccdc50a gene encoding coiled-coil domain-containing protein 50 isoform X2, giving the protein MAECNVSIDQDKLPGVKEVCRDFAVLEDHCLAYNLQEQEIESHLASNVHKSRLVQQDLQVAKKLQEEEDEIAKVVIKKQHVDIERQDNEIAHEIQDQLVRQAEQQRRQQEEKDAAIARKLHEKEMKEERRRQKQLEEEYYEDPGAARQPLDLDKPAPPASSSPGRYNAYAPVSSQRDHSPDYNSIEPQRSRYPKHDPASPRSSRYPEHSLGAEGGRSRYADPYPDHLLSPKGRRGDRYPDYEPAESSIAQDIQGEDPKRAVRRKERPARSTHDPKERDKGWERERDRRHDRDWGRDPERDHYTRKQERTERDQDMRMARGGRDREGFRDGGHSEEKLEARDGQRHKGKDGQRTRARSRERTLDGEFSEPRRGRVSREEEEDDVRRARGRQRVLYDDVFEEPRINEVDSRDLRQGEASSSRTPSNGETGRIVQKGSGAVIEEYGLNEATKGLTKLDLRQQELKDMEVARWLQEEEVKASKSHVRAAQVAQDEEIARLLMDQEKKEYRKHREREKEKERDREEKERERLAMERRRPEGDHRPHSEDVVRPRTRDDYDHQRHRNHHKPSRPPQPRSHEYENVNPGYGYADYGAPQRAPTRPEAAYKGAYYKR; this is encoded by the exons TGTGCAGAGACTTTGCTGTGCTGGAAGACCACTGCCTTGCCTACAACCTCCAGGAACAAGAGA TTGAGAGCCACTTGGCGTCCAATGTCCACAAGAGCCGTCTGGTCCAGCAGGACCTGCAGGTGGCCAAgaagctgcaggaggaggaggatgagataGCCAAGGTCGTGATCAAGAAGCAGCATGTCGACAT CGAGCGCCAAGACAATGAGATCGCTCATGAGATTCAGGACCAACTGGTTCGACAGGCCGAGCAGCAACGACGACAGCAGGAGGAGAAGGATGCG GCCATCGCTCGGAAGCTCCACGAGAAGGAGATGAAAGAGGAAAGACGACGACAGAAGCAACTGGAAGAAGAGTACTATGAGGACCCAGGAG CTGCAAGACAGCCTCTTGACTTGGACAAGCCCGCGCCCCCCGCCTCTAGTTCCCCAGGCCGCTACAATGCATATGCTCCGGTGAGCTCCCAACGTGATCACTCGCCAGATTATAATTCAATCGAGCCACAAAGGAGCAGGTACCCGAAACATGACCCGGCATCACCGCGCAGCTCCAGATACCCTGAACACTCCCTGGGGGCAGAAGGAGGGCGAAGCAGGTATGCAGATCCATATCCAGATCACCTGCTGTCCCCCAAAGGCAGGCGTGGAGACAGGTACCCAGATTATGAGCCAGCAGAGTCCAGCATAGCACAGGACATACAAGGAGAGGACCCCAAGAGGGCGGTGAGACGTAAAGAGAGGCCAGCCCGATCGACGCATGATCCCAAGGAGAGAGACAAGGGctgggagagagagagggacaGAAGACATGACAGAGACTGGGGCAGGGACCCAGAGCGGGACCATTATACGAGAAAACAGGAAAGGACAGAAAGGGACCAGGACATGAGAATGGCAAGAGGAGGAAGAGACAGGGAAGGCTTCAGAGATGGAGGCCATAGCGAGGAGAAGCTTGAAGCGAGAGACGGGCAAAGACACAAAGGCAAGGATGGACAACGAACGAGGGCGAGGAGCAGGGAAAGGACACTTGACGGAGAATTCTCTGAGCCGAGGCGGGGCAGGGTGTCccgagaggaggaagaggatgacgTGAGGAGGGCCAGGGGTCGCCAGAGGGTTCTCTATGACGACGTGTTCGAGGAGCCCAGGATCAACGAAGTTGACAGCAGGGACCTTCGACAAGGGGAGGCTTCCAGCAGTCGTACCCCCTCCAACGGAGAAACAG GTCGCATTGTGCAGAAAGGGAGTGGAGCAGTCATAGAAGAGTACGGACTCAATGAGGCCACAAAGGGCCTGACGAAGCTGGACCTACGCCAGCAGGAGCTGAAAGACATGGAGGTGGCCagatggctgcaggaggaggaggtgaag GCAAGCAAGAGCCACGTGCGTGCAGCCCAAGTTGCACAAGATGAG GAGATCGCCCGACTGCTGATGGATCAAGAAAAGAAGGAGTACAGGAAACATCGAGAAcgggagaaggagaaggagcggGACCGGGAGGAGAAGGAGAGGGAGCGCTTGGCCATGGAAAGGAGGCGACCAGAGGGAGACCACAGG CCACATTCGGAGGATGTCGTCCGACCTCGAACACGAGATGACTACGACCACCAGAGGCACAGGAACCACCACAAGCCTTCCAG GCCTCCACAGCCTCGCTCCCACGAGTACGAGAACGTGAACCCGGGTTACGGCTACGCTGACTATGGTGCTCCCCAACGGGCACCCACCAGGCCTGAGGCCGCGTACAAAG GTGCCTATTACAAGCGGTGA
- the ccdc50a gene encoding coiled-coil domain-containing protein 50 isoform X1 has translation MAECNVSIDQDKLPGVKEVCRDFAVLEDHCLAYNLQEQEIESHLASNVHKSRLVQQDLQVAKKLQEEEDEIAKVVIKKQHVDIERQDNEIAHEIQDQLVRQAEQQRRQQEEKDAAIARKLHEKEMKEERRRQKQLEEEYYEDPGASPSSLPRSAARQPLDLDKPAPPASSSPGRYNAYAPVSSQRDHSPDYNSIEPQRSRYPKHDPASPRSSRYPEHSLGAEGGRSRYADPYPDHLLSPKGRRGDRYPDYEPAESSIAQDIQGEDPKRAVRRKERPARSTHDPKERDKGWERERDRRHDRDWGRDPERDHYTRKQERTERDQDMRMARGGRDREGFRDGGHSEEKLEARDGQRHKGKDGQRTRARSRERTLDGEFSEPRRGRVSREEEEDDVRRARGRQRVLYDDVFEEPRINEVDSRDLRQGEASSSRTPSNGETGRIVQKGSGAVIEEYGLNEATKGLTKLDLRQQELKDMEVARWLQEEEVKASKSHVRAAQVAQDEEIARLLMDQEKKEYRKHREREKEKERDREEKERERLAMERRRPEGDHRPHSEDVVRPRTRDDYDHQRHRNHHKPSRPPQPRSHEYENVNPGYGYADYGAPQRAPTRPEAAYKGAYYKR, from the exons TGTGCAGAGACTTTGCTGTGCTGGAAGACCACTGCCTTGCCTACAACCTCCAGGAACAAGAGA TTGAGAGCCACTTGGCGTCCAATGTCCACAAGAGCCGTCTGGTCCAGCAGGACCTGCAGGTGGCCAAgaagctgcaggaggaggaggatgagataGCCAAGGTCGTGATCAAGAAGCAGCATGTCGACAT CGAGCGCCAAGACAATGAGATCGCTCATGAGATTCAGGACCAACTGGTTCGACAGGCCGAGCAGCAACGACGACAGCAGGAGGAGAAGGATGCG GCCATCGCTCGGAAGCTCCACGAGAAGGAGATGAAAGAGGAAAGACGACGACAGAAGCAACTGGAAGAAGAGTACTATGAGGACCCAGGAG CCTCCCCTTCATCTCTGCCCCGTTCAGCTGCAAGACAGCCTCTTGACTTGGACAAGCCCGCGCCCCCCGCCTCTAGTTCCCCAGGCCGCTACAATGCATATGCTCCGGTGAGCTCCCAACGTGATCACTCGCCAGATTATAATTCAATCGAGCCACAAAGGAGCAGGTACCCGAAACATGACCCGGCATCACCGCGCAGCTCCAGATACCCTGAACACTCCCTGGGGGCAGAAGGAGGGCGAAGCAGGTATGCAGATCCATATCCAGATCACCTGCTGTCCCCCAAAGGCAGGCGTGGAGACAGGTACCCAGATTATGAGCCAGCAGAGTCCAGCATAGCACAGGACATACAAGGAGAGGACCCCAAGAGGGCGGTGAGACGTAAAGAGAGGCCAGCCCGATCGACGCATGATCCCAAGGAGAGAGACAAGGGctgggagagagagagggacaGAAGACATGACAGAGACTGGGGCAGGGACCCAGAGCGGGACCATTATACGAGAAAACAGGAAAGGACAGAAAGGGACCAGGACATGAGAATGGCAAGAGGAGGAAGAGACAGGGAAGGCTTCAGAGATGGAGGCCATAGCGAGGAGAAGCTTGAAGCGAGAGACGGGCAAAGACACAAAGGCAAGGATGGACAACGAACGAGGGCGAGGAGCAGGGAAAGGACACTTGACGGAGAATTCTCTGAGCCGAGGCGGGGCAGGGTGTCccgagaggaggaagaggatgacgTGAGGAGGGCCAGGGGTCGCCAGAGGGTTCTCTATGACGACGTGTTCGAGGAGCCCAGGATCAACGAAGTTGACAGCAGGGACCTTCGACAAGGGGAGGCTTCCAGCAGTCGTACCCCCTCCAACGGAGAAACAG GTCGCATTGTGCAGAAAGGGAGTGGAGCAGTCATAGAAGAGTACGGACTCAATGAGGCCACAAAGGGCCTGACGAAGCTGGACCTACGCCAGCAGGAGCTGAAAGACATGGAGGTGGCCagatggctgcaggaggaggaggtgaag GCAAGCAAGAGCCACGTGCGTGCAGCCCAAGTTGCACAAGATGAG GAGATCGCCCGACTGCTGATGGATCAAGAAAAGAAGGAGTACAGGAAACATCGAGAAcgggagaaggagaaggagcggGACCGGGAGGAGAAGGAGAGGGAGCGCTTGGCCATGGAAAGGAGGCGACCAGAGGGAGACCACAGG CCACATTCGGAGGATGTCGTCCGACCTCGAACACGAGATGACTACGACCACCAGAGGCACAGGAACCACCACAAGCCTTCCAG GCCTCCACAGCCTCGCTCCCACGAGTACGAGAACGTGAACCCGGGTTACGGCTACGCTGACTATGGTGCTCCCCAACGGGCACCCACCAGGCCTGAGGCCGCGTACAAAG GTGCCTATTACAAGCGGTGA
- the ccdc50a gene encoding coiled-coil domain-containing protein 50 isoform X3 yields the protein MAECNVSIDQDKLPGVKEVCRDFAVLEDHCLAYNLQEQEIESHLASNVHKSRLVQQDLQVAKKLQEEEDEIAKVVIKKQHVDIERQDNEIAHEIQDQLVRQAEQQRRQQEEKDAAIARKLHEKEMKEERRRQKQLEEEYYEDPGGRIVQKGSGAVIEEYGLNEATKGLTKLDLRQQELKDMEVARWLQEEEVKASKSHVRAAQVAQDEEIARLLMDQEKKEYRKHREREKEKERDREEKERERLAMERRRPEGDHRPHSEDVVRPRTRDDYDHQRHRNHHKPSRPPQPRSHEYENVNPGYGYADYGAPQRAPTRPEAAYKGAYYKR from the exons TGTGCAGAGACTTTGCTGTGCTGGAAGACCACTGCCTTGCCTACAACCTCCAGGAACAAGAGA TTGAGAGCCACTTGGCGTCCAATGTCCACAAGAGCCGTCTGGTCCAGCAGGACCTGCAGGTGGCCAAgaagctgcaggaggaggaggatgagataGCCAAGGTCGTGATCAAGAAGCAGCATGTCGACAT CGAGCGCCAAGACAATGAGATCGCTCATGAGATTCAGGACCAACTGGTTCGACAGGCCGAGCAGCAACGACGACAGCAGGAGGAGAAGGATGCG GCCATCGCTCGGAAGCTCCACGAGAAGGAGATGAAAGAGGAAAGACGACGACAGAAGCAACTGGAAGAAGAGTACTATGAGGACCCAGGAG GTCGCATTGTGCAGAAAGGGAGTGGAGCAGTCATAGAAGAGTACGGACTCAATGAGGCCACAAAGGGCCTGACGAAGCTGGACCTACGCCAGCAGGAGCTGAAAGACATGGAGGTGGCCagatggctgcaggaggaggaggtgaag GCAAGCAAGAGCCACGTGCGTGCAGCCCAAGTTGCACAAGATGAG GAGATCGCCCGACTGCTGATGGATCAAGAAAAGAAGGAGTACAGGAAACATCGAGAAcgggagaaggagaaggagcggGACCGGGAGGAGAAGGAGAGGGAGCGCTTGGCCATGGAAAGGAGGCGACCAGAGGGAGACCACAGG CCACATTCGGAGGATGTCGTCCGACCTCGAACACGAGATGACTACGACCACCAGAGGCACAGGAACCACCACAAGCCTTCCAG GCCTCCACAGCCTCGCTCCCACGAGTACGAGAACGTGAACCCGGGTTACGGCTACGCTGACTATGGTGCTCCCCAACGGGCACCCACCAGGCCTGAGGCCGCGTACAAAG GTGCCTATTACAAGCGGTGA